A window from Populus trichocarpa isolate Nisqually-1 chromosome 3, P.trichocarpa_v4.1, whole genome shotgun sequence encodes these proteins:
- the LOC7461338 gene encoding nuclear pore complex protein NUP214 isoform X2 encodes MGFGKEGETKTEFEEEKEGDHVESSDYYFDKIGKPIPILSDQTVSPFPLQNPPLPSRPLALSQSRSLIFLAHPSGFLVARTKDVMDAAMDIKEKGSSSSSSIQHVSLVDVPIGKVHILTLSTDSSTLAVSVAAHIHFFHVHSLLDKEQKPSFSCSLSEPSSSTVKDIQWRRRPDNSYLVLSNQGKLYHGALAAVTHTLKHITDNVDAVEWSLKGKYIAVARGSLISILSSNFKERFSISLPFRSWIADSDDNCTVKVDSIRWVRHDSIIVGCFQQTADGKEENYFLQVISRKDGKIYDSSSKPVVLSFYDLFSGLVDDIVPYGSGPYLSLDYLEQCGLAITANKKNTDQHIVLLGWSVEDEMSETAVIDIERDTWLPRIELQENGDDNLIMGLCVDRVSLYGKVKVEVGVEEQKELSPYCVLMCVTLEGKLVMFQVASATGANIQPEVDSSLEDEEEDIALEPEGCDQSNLSSGLHEETLEEISLGLQPQHASNKELQLNKDGGIPTQKDLVPSVKNEIPEKLEIKSLSVQQSAKLGQSSLKASFPEIPREVGSNALPGVPSQSWASGKVTLSASTLIQGNRPDYNNVQVGAANVPSDLGSKSFCMKDTAGQSTSFNASVRPALDGEQRGSIVSGTIESLPAFRSSQLSSHENFASARSPNHRLKYSKDNYKTSSLRSSEPNLSKQFGNIKELAKELDTLLECIEEKGGFRDACTVFLRGSVEALEEGMGTLSENCRMWKSVMDERLGEIHHLLDKTVQVLARKIYVDGIVKQASDSQYLELWNRQKLSSELELKRRCILKLNQELTNQLIQLERHFNTLELQSFGGNAGFHTDRRTLQIRYMPSRQLQSLHSLQNTMSSQLAAAEQLSECLSKQMSMLSIESPVRQKNVKKELFETIGIPYDASFSSPDATKVGDTTSLKKLLLSSGSAATKGKSRRHQSSAMKSSDSETSRRRRDSLDQSWASFEPTKTTVKRVLLQENQKKNVNKSFLLKDRQIFSSGLGDISTVHQEDQTSRSFLHPLESKGLHYGSPKQTFEKKPTVPFKWATDPPMSSQPLGLRSPILQNNNVAMVSVSSSLVSLPGGEIRSREAYNMTADKSKSMFSQIEKPDSVSTNETRHIQQTETRINKNSADSTVPPMQTPSFPKKPNEIPVSTTSSVLAKSAMQSVRPGPADTKSSFFESPNKNYEPPHSLLGASSVAPTQPGKVPEINFATSKSQPSEKVSSSPSAFIPHAVSSSLMSNISPNISSSISARMSSAAMSPSTSLTSSKVTTGSNQTVTSTSLSSVSVSPVFSSGSLSFQVPRTELPSHAPPLTSEVSPELQPPLGKTLPSSNPGPSCLTSESLETDIQPLMEKPARNVNPTPTPSVSESLKTEPQPPAGKNPPSVTPTTPTPSASESPKTEVPHPTGEVSSKSDVDVPATAPHPNPTTFGLKLEPSASSVLTTGLSTGFAPVTQPSLNHSGSTASKVALNSQPQQPSSHNVPFGAPIPTSDSVSGKNESLDVAVTEEVEMEEEAPEASCTNELNLGNLGGFGIGSTPIPTAPRANPFGSPFGSTGSNVASSSLTMTVPSGELFRPASFNFQSPQPSQKPPPTNMGAFSGGFGTGAVAQAPAQSQFGQPAHIGSGQQALGSVLGTFGQSRQFGTGLPGSGFAPTSGFGGGLAASSSTGGFASAATAGGFAGAASTGGGFAALASSGAGFAGVAAGGGFGSVASGVGFGGVASGGSGIAGVASGGGGFAAAASSAGGFAAAPASGSGFGTSGSGFGAFGSQQGTGGFSGFPGNAGGSQQGIGGFSAFSGNPAGTGKPAELFTQMRK; translated from the exons atgggtTTTGGAAAAGAGggagaaacaaaaacagaattcgaagaagagaaagaaggagaTCATGTTGAAAGCAGCGATTACTACTTCGATAAGATTGGGAAACCCATTCCCATCCTCTCTGATCAAACTGTTTCCCCTTTCCCTTTGCAAAACCCTCCTCTTCCCTCTCGCCCCCTCGCCCTCTCCCAATCCCGCAGTCTCATCTTCCTCGCCCATCCCTCCG ggtttctcGTTGCGAGGACTAAAGATGTCATGGATGCCGCTATGGATATTAAGGAAAAAGGAAGCTCTTCTTCTTCGTCCATTCAACATGTCAGTCTTGTGGATGTCCCTATTGGGAAAGTTCACATTTTGACACTCTCTACTGACTCCTCTACTCTTGCTGTTTCTGTTGCTGCTCATATTCATTTCTTCCATGTCCATTCCCTTCTCGATAag gagcAAAAACCGTCCTTCTCTTGCTCGCTGAGTGAACCATCATCATCTACTGTCAAGGACATTCAATGGAGAAGGAGACCGGACAATTCTTACCTTGTTCTTTCAAATCAGGGGAAGCTATATCATGGTGCTCTTGCTGCCGTCACCCATACTCTTAAACACATAACGGACAATGTTGATGCTG TTGAATGGAGtctaaaaggaaaatatattgcTGTCGCAAGAGGGAGTCTTATCAGCATTTTGTCCTCAAATTTCAAGGAAAGGTTCAGTATATCCCTCCCATTCAGGTCATGGATTGCTGATAGTGATGATAACTGCACTGTCAAAG TGGACTCTATCAGATGGGTACGTCATGATAGTATCATTGTAGGATGCTTTCAGCAAACTGCAGATGGAAAGGAAGAAAATTACTTTCTTCAAGTAATCAGCAGAAAAGATGGCAAGATTTATGAT AGTTCTTCCAAGCCAGTCGTGCTATCATTCTATGATCTATTTTCGGGTCTTGTTGACGATATTGTGCCCTATGGAAGTGGACCTTATTTATCCCTGGACTATTTAGAACAATG TGGGCTTGCAATTACAGCTAACAAGAAGAACACAGATCAGCACATTGTGTTGCTTGGTTGGTCAGTGGAGGATGAGATGAGTGAAACTGCAGTTATTGACATTGAACGAGATACTTGGCTCCCTAGGATTGAGCTTCAAG AAAACGGAGATGATAATTTGATCATGGGGCTCTGCGTTGACAGGGTTTCCCTCTATGGAAAAGTAAAAGTTGAAGTGGGGGTTGAAGAACAGAAAGAACTTTCACCCTACTGTGTTCTAATGTGTGTTACTCTTGAGGGAAAGCTTGTCATGTTCCAGGTTGCAAG TGCCACAGGAGCTAATATTCAACCAGAAGTTGATTCTTCCCTTGAGGATGAGGAAGAGGATATTGCTTTGGAACCTGAAGGGTGTGATCAGTCTAACCTTTCTTCTGGGTTGCATGAAGAAACATTGGAAGAGATATCTCTAGGTCTTCAACCACAACATGCGAGCAACAAGGAACTACAGCTCAATAAAGATGGTGGAATTCCTACACAGAAGGACCTTGTTCCTTCTGTCAAGAATGAGATTCCTGAAAAACTGGAAATAAAATCACTTTCTGTACAACAAAGTGCGAAATTAGGGCAGTCATCTTTGAAGGCCTCATTCCCAGAGATACCTAGGGAAGTTGGATCAAATGCTTTACCAGGTGTCCCATCTCAGTCATGGGCAAGTGGAAAAGTTACATTATCAGCTTCAACTTTGATTCAAGGAAATAGACCCGATTATAATAATGTTCAAGTTGGTGCTGCAAATGTTCCTAGTGACCTTGGCAGTAAATCTTTTTGCATGAAGGATACTGCTGGTCAATCAACTTCTTTCAATGCTTCTGTTAGACCAGCTCTTGACGGGGAACAAAGAGGTTCGATTGTGTCAGGGACAATTGAATCATTGCCTGCCTTTCGAAGCTCACAGTTGTCATCTCACGAAAATTTTGCTTCAGCCAGGTCTCCAAACCACAGACTCAAGTATTCAAAAGACAACTACAAAACTTCATCCCTGAGGAGTTCGGAGCCAAacttatcaaaacaatttggtaAT ATTAAAGAGCTAGCCAAAGAGTTGGATACACTTCTGGAATGCATTGAAGAAAAAGGTGGTTTCAGGGATGCCTGCACTGTATTTCTGAGAGGCTCAGTTGAAGCTTTGGAGGAGGGCATGGGAACTCTCTCTGAAAATTGCAGAATGTGGAAG AGCGTGATGGATGAGCGGCTTGGAGAGATCCATCATCTTCTAGATAAAACTGTGCAAG TTTTGGCAAGGAAAATATATGTAGACGGTATTGTCAAGCAAGCTTCTGATAGCCAATATTTGGAACTCTGGAATCGCCAAAAGTTGAGCTCTGAACTTGAGTTGAAGCGGCGGTGTATACTAAAACTAAATCAG GAGTTGACTAATCAGTTGATTCAATTGGAGAGACACTTCAATACCCTTGAACTTCAAAGTTTTGGTGGAAATGCTGGATTTCACACAGATCGGAGAACTTTGCAGATTAGATATATGCCTTCAAG ACAACTTCAGTCCTTGCATAGTTTACAAAACACAATGAGTTCACAGTTAGCAGCTGCTGAACAACTTTCTGAATGTCTCTCAAAACAAATGTCCATGCTGAGTATAGAGTCACCTGTAAGACAAAAGAATGTCAAGAAGGAACTTTTTGAAACAATTGGAATCCCGTATGATGCCTCTTTTAGCTCACCAGATGCAACGAAAGTTGGTGATACCACTTCATTGAAGAAACTTTTACTTTCTTCGGGTTCTGCTGCCACTAAAGGTAAGTCTAGGAGACACCAATCAAGTGCTATGAAAAGTTCTGATTCAGAAACTTCAAGGAGAAGGAGGGACTCACTTGATCAG AGCTGGGCTAGTTTTGAGCCTACGAAAACAACTGTAAAAAGGGTGCTTTTGCAAgaaaatcagaagaaaaatGTGAATAAATCATTCTTGTTGAAGGATAGGCAAATTTTTAGTTCTGGCTTGGGGGACATATCCACAGTTCACCAAGAAGACCAGACATCCCGTTCTTTCTTGCACCCATTGGAAAGCAAAG GCCTTCATTATGGATCCCCTAAACAAACGTTTGAGAAAAAACCAACCGTTCCATTTAAATGGGCTACTGATCCTCCAATGTCATCACAGCCTCTGGGCTTGCGTTCTCCTATACTGCAAAATAACAATGTAGCGATGGTATCAGTTTCGTCATCACTGGTATCACTGCCAGGAGGAGAAATACGTAGCAGGGAAGCCTACAATATGACTGCAGATAAATCTAAGAGTATGTTTTCTCAAATTGAGAAGCCTGATTCTGTTTCCACCAATGAGACCAGACATATTCAGCAAACTGAAACtaggataaataaaaattcagcaGACTCTACCGTGCCACCAATGCAGACACCTTCGTTTCCAAAGAAACCAAATGAGATTCCTGTTTCAACTACCAGTAGCGTGCTTGCAAAGTCAGCAATGCAAAGTGTGAGGCCTGGACCAGCAGACACCAAAAGTTCATTTTTTGAATCTCCCAATAAAAATTATGAGCCTCCGCACTCTTTGTTAGGTGCCTCTTCTGTGGCTCCCACCCAACCTGGAAAAGTTCCTGAGATCAATTTTGCTACTAGCAAAAGCCAGCCTAGTGAAAAAGTTTCATCTTCTCCATCAGCCTTCATACCGCATGCAGTTTCATCATCTCTGATGTCCAATATATCACCAAACATCTCATCATCAATATCTGCACGGATGTCGTCAGCTGCAATGTCACCGAGCACATCTTTAACCAGTTCTAAGGTCACCACCGGCTCTAATCAAACAGTTACTTCGACATCATTGTCATCAGTTTCTGTCTCACCTGTTTTTTCTTCCGGTTCATTGTCTTTTCAGGTCCCCAGGACAGAGCTACCATCACATGCTCCACCTCTAACTTCAGAGGTTTCTCCAGAGCTGCAACCCCCTCTAGGGAAAACTCTGCCTTCTAGCAATCCAGGTCCTTCATGTTTGACATCAGAATCCCTTGAAACAGATATTCAGCCTCTTATGGAAAAACCTGCACGTAATGTAAACCCCACTCCTACACCTTCAGTGTCAGAATCACTTAAAACAGAGCCCCAACCTCCTGCTGGAAAAAATCCACCTTCTGTCACTCCAACGACCCCTACCCCTTCAGCATCAGAGTCCCCCAAAACAGAGGTTCCACATCCTACGGGTGAAGTAAGTTCAAAATCAGATGTGGATGTTCCTGCAACTGCTCCACACCCTAACCCTACTACATTTGGTTTGAAGCTTGAACCTTCAGCATCATCTGTCCTTACTACAGGACTATCAACTGGATTTGCACCAGTAACCCAGCCCAGCTTGAATCACTCTGGAAGTACTGCATCTAAGGTGGCTCTGAATTCTCAACCTCAACAGCCATCTTCTCATAATGTTCCTTTTGGAGCACCAATCCCGACTTCTGATAGCGTTAGTGGAAAGAATGAAAGTTTGGATGTTGCAGTTACAGAAGAGGTTGAAATGGAGGAGGAGGCTCCTGAGGCTAGCTGCACAAATGAACTTAATTTGGGAAATCTTGGAGGTTTTGGGATTGGTTCAACCCCTATCCCAACTGCTCCTAGAGCAAATCCATTTGGCAGTCCATTTGGTAGCACGGGATCAAATGTAGCAAGCTCTTCGTTGACCATGACTGTACCTAGTGGAGAGCTCTTTCGACCTGCCTCTTTCAACTTTCAATCTCCTCAGCCATCCCAAAAGCCTCCACCAACAAATATGGGTGCTTTCTCTGGTGGCTTTGGCACAGGAGCAGTTGCTCAAGCTCCTGCTCAAAGTCAGTTTGGCCAGCCAGCACATATTGGATCAGGACAGCAAGCACTGGGATCAGTTCTTGGGACTTTTGGGCAGTCGAGACAGTTTGGAACTGGTTTACCTGGAAGTGGTTTCGCTCCTACCAGTGGTTTTGGTGGTGGCCTTGCTGCTAGTAGTTCAACAGGTGGCTTTGCAAGTGCTGCAACTGCTGGCGGGTTTGCTGGTGCTGCTTCTACTGGTGGTGGATTTGCTGCTTTGGCCTCATCTGGTGCAGGATTTGCTGGTGTGGCTGCTGGGGGTGGGTTTGGTAGTGTAGCTTCTGGTGTTGGGTTTGGTGGAGTGGCTTCTGGTGGCAGTGGCATTGCTGGTGTGGCTTCAGGTGGAGGTGGATTTGCCGCAGCAGCCTCGAGTGCTGGTGGTTTCGCAGCAGCGCCTGCATCTGGTAGTGGATTTGGTACATCAG GTAGTGGATTTGGGGCTTTTGGCAGCCAACAAGGTACTGGAGGATTCTCAGGTTTTCCTGGTAATGCAGGAGGCAGCCAACAAGGAATTGGTGGATTCTCTGCTTTCAGTGGTAATCCAGCAGGAACTGGAAAACCTGCGGAATTATTTACACAGATGAGAAAATAG
- the LOC7461338 gene encoding nuclear pore complex protein NUP214 isoform X5 encodes MGFGKEGETKTEFEEEKEGDHVESSDYYFDKIGKPIPILSDQTVSPFPLQNPPLPSRPLALSQSRSLIFLAHPSGFLVARTKDVMDAAMDIKEKGSSSSSSIQHVSLVDVPIGKVHILTLSTDSSTLAVSVAAHIHFFHVHSLLDKEQKPSFSCSLSEPSSSTVKDIQWRRRPDNSYLVLSNQGKLYHGALAAVTHTLKHITDNVDAVEWSLKGKYIAVARGSLISILSSNFKERFSISLPFRSWIADSDDNCTVKVDSIRWVRHDSIIVGCFQQTADGKEENYFLQVISRKDGKIYDSSSKPVVLSFYDLFSGLVDDIVPYGSGPYLSLDYLEQCGLAITANKKNTDQHIVLLGWSVEDEMSETAVIDIERDTWLPRIELQENGDDNLIMGLCVDRVSLYGKVKVEVGVEEQKELSPYCVLMCVTLEGKLVMFQVASATGANIQPEVDSSLEDEEEDIALEPEGCDQSNLSSGLHEETLEEISLGLQPQHASNKELQLNKDGGIPTQKDLVPSVKNEIPEKLEIKSLSVQQSAKLGQSSLKASFPEIPREVGSNALPGVPSQSWASGKVTLSASTLIQGNRPDYNNVQVGAANVPSDLGSKSFCMKDTAGQSTSFNASVRPALDGEQRGSIVSGTIESLPAFRSSQLSSHENFASARSPNHRLKYSKDNYKTSSLRSSEPNLSKQFGNIKELAKELDTLLECIEEKGGFRDACTVFLRGSVEALEEGMGTLSENCRMWKSVMDERLGEIHHLLDKTVQVLARKIYVDGIVKQASDSQYLELWNRQKLSSELELKRRCILKLNQELTNQLIQLERHFNTLELQSFGGNAGFHTDRRTLQIRYMPSRQLQSLHSLQNTMSSQLAAAEQLSECLSKQMSMLSIESPVRQKNVKKELFETIGIPYDASFSSPDATKVGDTTSLKKLLLSSGSAATKGKSRRHQSSAMKSSDSETSRRRRDSLDQSWASFEPTKTTVKRVLLQENQKKNVNKSFLLKDRQIFSSGLGDISTVHQEDQTSRSFLHPLESKGLHYGSPKQTFEKKPTVPFKWATDPPMSSQPLGLRSPILQNNNVAMVSVSSSLVSLPGGEIRSREAYNMTADKSKSMFSQIEKPDSVSTNETRHIQQTETRINKNSADSTVPPMQTPSFPKKPNEIPVSTTSSVLAKSAMQSVRPGPADTKSSFFESPNKNYEPPHSLLGASSVAPTQPGKVPEINFATSKSQPSEKVSSSPSAFIPHAVSSSLMSNISPNISSSISARMSSAAMSPSTSLTSSKVPRTELPSHAPPLTSEVSPELQPPLGKTLPSSNPGPSCLTSESLETDIQPLMEKPARNVNPTPTPSVSESLKTEPQPPAGKNPPSVTPTTPTPSASESPKTEVPHPTGEVSSKSDVDVPATAPHPNPTTFGLKLEPSASSVLTTGLSTGFAPVTQPSLNHSGSTASKVALNSQPQQPSSHNVPFGAPIPTSDSVSGKNESLDVAVTEEVEMEEEAPEASCTNELNLGNLGGFGIGSTPIPTAPRANPFGSPFGSTGSNVASSSLTMTVPSGELFRPASFNFQSPQPSQKPPPTNMGAFSGGFGTGAVAQAPAQSQFGQPAHIGSGQQALGSVLGTFGQSRQFGTGLPGSGFAPTSGFGGGLAASSSTGGFASAATAGGFAGAASTGGGFAALASSGAGFAGVAAGGGFGSVASGVGFGGVASGGSGIAGVASGGGGFAAAASSAGGFAAAPASGSGFGTSGSGFGAFGSQQGTGGFSGFPGNAGGSQQGIGGFSAFSGNPAGTGKPAELFTQMRK; translated from the exons atgggtTTTGGAAAAGAGggagaaacaaaaacagaattcgaagaagagaaagaaggagaTCATGTTGAAAGCAGCGATTACTACTTCGATAAGATTGGGAAACCCATTCCCATCCTCTCTGATCAAACTGTTTCCCCTTTCCCTTTGCAAAACCCTCCTCTTCCCTCTCGCCCCCTCGCCCTCTCCCAATCCCGCAGTCTCATCTTCCTCGCCCATCCCTCCG ggtttctcGTTGCGAGGACTAAAGATGTCATGGATGCCGCTATGGATATTAAGGAAAAAGGAAGCTCTTCTTCTTCGTCCATTCAACATGTCAGTCTTGTGGATGTCCCTATTGGGAAAGTTCACATTTTGACACTCTCTACTGACTCCTCTACTCTTGCTGTTTCTGTTGCTGCTCATATTCATTTCTTCCATGTCCATTCCCTTCTCGATAag gagcAAAAACCGTCCTTCTCTTGCTCGCTGAGTGAACCATCATCATCTACTGTCAAGGACATTCAATGGAGAAGGAGACCGGACAATTCTTACCTTGTTCTTTCAAATCAGGGGAAGCTATATCATGGTGCTCTTGCTGCCGTCACCCATACTCTTAAACACATAACGGACAATGTTGATGCTG TTGAATGGAGtctaaaaggaaaatatattgcTGTCGCAAGAGGGAGTCTTATCAGCATTTTGTCCTCAAATTTCAAGGAAAGGTTCAGTATATCCCTCCCATTCAGGTCATGGATTGCTGATAGTGATGATAACTGCACTGTCAAAG TGGACTCTATCAGATGGGTACGTCATGATAGTATCATTGTAGGATGCTTTCAGCAAACTGCAGATGGAAAGGAAGAAAATTACTTTCTTCAAGTAATCAGCAGAAAAGATGGCAAGATTTATGAT AGTTCTTCCAAGCCAGTCGTGCTATCATTCTATGATCTATTTTCGGGTCTTGTTGACGATATTGTGCCCTATGGAAGTGGACCTTATTTATCCCTGGACTATTTAGAACAATG TGGGCTTGCAATTACAGCTAACAAGAAGAACACAGATCAGCACATTGTGTTGCTTGGTTGGTCAGTGGAGGATGAGATGAGTGAAACTGCAGTTATTGACATTGAACGAGATACTTGGCTCCCTAGGATTGAGCTTCAAG AAAACGGAGATGATAATTTGATCATGGGGCTCTGCGTTGACAGGGTTTCCCTCTATGGAAAAGTAAAAGTTGAAGTGGGGGTTGAAGAACAGAAAGAACTTTCACCCTACTGTGTTCTAATGTGTGTTACTCTTGAGGGAAAGCTTGTCATGTTCCAGGTTGCAAG TGCCACAGGAGCTAATATTCAACCAGAAGTTGATTCTTCCCTTGAGGATGAGGAAGAGGATATTGCTTTGGAACCTGAAGGGTGTGATCAGTCTAACCTTTCTTCTGGGTTGCATGAAGAAACATTGGAAGAGATATCTCTAGGTCTTCAACCACAACATGCGAGCAACAAGGAACTACAGCTCAATAAAGATGGTGGAATTCCTACACAGAAGGACCTTGTTCCTTCTGTCAAGAATGAGATTCCTGAAAAACTGGAAATAAAATCACTTTCTGTACAACAAAGTGCGAAATTAGGGCAGTCATCTTTGAAGGCCTCATTCCCAGAGATACCTAGGGAAGTTGGATCAAATGCTTTACCAGGTGTCCCATCTCAGTCATGGGCAAGTGGAAAAGTTACATTATCAGCTTCAACTTTGATTCAAGGAAATAGACCCGATTATAATAATGTTCAAGTTGGTGCTGCAAATGTTCCTAGTGACCTTGGCAGTAAATCTTTTTGCATGAAGGATACTGCTGGTCAATCAACTTCTTTCAATGCTTCTGTTAGACCAGCTCTTGACGGGGAACAAAGAGGTTCGATTGTGTCAGGGACAATTGAATCATTGCCTGCCTTTCGAAGCTCACAGTTGTCATCTCACGAAAATTTTGCTTCAGCCAGGTCTCCAAACCACAGACTCAAGTATTCAAAAGACAACTACAAAACTTCATCCCTGAGGAGTTCGGAGCCAAacttatcaaaacaatttggtaAT ATTAAAGAGCTAGCCAAAGAGTTGGATACACTTCTGGAATGCATTGAAGAAAAAGGTGGTTTCAGGGATGCCTGCACTGTATTTCTGAGAGGCTCAGTTGAAGCTTTGGAGGAGGGCATGGGAACTCTCTCTGAAAATTGCAGAATGTGGAAG AGCGTGATGGATGAGCGGCTTGGAGAGATCCATCATCTTCTAGATAAAACTGTGCAAG TTTTGGCAAGGAAAATATATGTAGACGGTATTGTCAAGCAAGCTTCTGATAGCCAATATTTGGAACTCTGGAATCGCCAAAAGTTGAGCTCTGAACTTGAGTTGAAGCGGCGGTGTATACTAAAACTAAATCAG GAGTTGACTAATCAGTTGATTCAATTGGAGAGACACTTCAATACCCTTGAACTTCAAAGTTTTGGTGGAAATGCTGGATTTCACACAGATCGGAGAACTTTGCAGATTAGATATATGCCTTCAAG ACAACTTCAGTCCTTGCATAGTTTACAAAACACAATGAGTTCACAGTTAGCAGCTGCTGAACAACTTTCTGAATGTCTCTCAAAACAAATGTCCATGCTGAGTATAGAGTCACCTGTAAGACAAAAGAATGTCAAGAAGGAACTTTTTGAAACAATTGGAATCCCGTATGATGCCTCTTTTAGCTCACCAGATGCAACGAAAGTTGGTGATACCACTTCATTGAAGAAACTTTTACTTTCTTCGGGTTCTGCTGCCACTAAAGGTAAGTCTAGGAGACACCAATCAAGTGCTATGAAAAGTTCTGATTCAGAAACTTCAAGGAGAAGGAGGGACTCACTTGATCAG AGCTGGGCTAGTTTTGAGCCTACGAAAACAACTGTAAAAAGGGTGCTTTTGCAAgaaaatcagaagaaaaatGTGAATAAATCATTCTTGTTGAAGGATAGGCAAATTTTTAGTTCTGGCTTGGGGGACATATCCACAGTTCACCAAGAAGACCAGACATCCCGTTCTTTCTTGCACCCATTGGAAAGCAAAG GCCTTCATTATGGATCCCCTAAACAAACGTTTGAGAAAAAACCAACCGTTCCATTTAAATGGGCTACTGATCCTCCAATGTCATCACAGCCTCTGGGCTTGCGTTCTCCTATACTGCAAAATAACAATGTAGCGATGGTATCAGTTTCGTCATCACTGGTATCACTGCCAGGAGGAGAAATACGTAGCAGGGAAGCCTACAATATGACTGCAGATAAATCTAAGAGTATGTTTTCTCAAATTGAGAAGCCTGATTCTGTTTCCACCAATGAGACCAGACATATTCAGCAAACTGAAACtaggataaataaaaattcagcaGACTCTACCGTGCCACCAATGCAGACACCTTCGTTTCCAAAGAAACCAAATGAGATTCCTGTTTCAACTACCAGTAGCGTGCTTGCAAAGTCAGCAATGCAAAGTGTGAGGCCTGGACCAGCAGACACCAAAAGTTCATTTTTTGAATCTCCCAATAAAAATTATGAGCCTCCGCACTCTTTGTTAGGTGCCTCTTCTGTGGCTCCCACCCAACCTGGAAAAGTTCCTGAGATCAATTTTGCTACTAGCAAAAGCCAGCCTAGTGAAAAAGTTTCATCTTCTCCATCAGCCTTCATACCGCATGCAGTTTCATCATCTCTGATGTCCAATATATCACCAAACATCTCATCATCAATATCTGCACGGATGTCGTCAGCTGCAATGTCACCGAGCACATCTTTAACCAGTTCTAAG GTCCCCAGGACAGAGCTACCATCACATGCTCCACCTCTAACTTCAGAGGTTTCTCCAGAGCTGCAACCCCCTCTAGGGAAAACTCTGCCTTCTAGCAATCCAGGTCCTTCATGTTTGACATCAGAATCCCTTGAAACAGATATTCAGCCTCTTATGGAAAAACCTGCACGTAATGTAAACCCCACTCCTACACCTTCAGTGTCAGAATCACTTAAAACAGAGCCCCAACCTCCTGCTGGAAAAAATCCACCTTCTGTCACTCCAACGACCCCTACCCCTTCAGCATCAGAGTCCCCCAAAACAGAGGTTCCACATCCTACGGGTGAAGTAAGTTCAAAATCAGATGTGGATGTTCCTGCAACTGCTCCACACCCTAACCCTACTACATTTGGTTTGAAGCTTGAACCTTCAGCATCATCTGTCCTTACTACAGGACTATCAACTGGATTTGCACCAGTAACCCAGCCCAGCTTGAATCACTCTGGAAGTACTGCATCTAAGGTGGCTCTGAATTCTCAACCTCAACAGCCATCTTCTCATAATGTTCCTTTTGGAGCACCAATCCCGACTTCTGATAGCGTTAGTGGAAAGAATGAAAGTTTGGATGTTGCAGTTACAGAAGAGGTTGAAATGGAGGAGGAGGCTCCTGAGGCTAGCTGCACAAATGAACTTAATTTGGGAAATCTTGGAGGTTTTGGGATTGGTTCAACCCCTATCCCAACTGCTCCTAGAGCAAATCCATTTGGCAGTCCATTTGGTAGCACGGGATCAAATGTAGCAAGCTCTTCGTTGACCATGACTGTACCTAGTGGAGAGCTCTTTCGACCTGCCTCTTTCAACTTTCAATCTCCTCAGCCATCCCAAAAGCCTCCACCAACAAATATGGGTGCTTTCTCTGGTGGCTTTGGCACAGGAGCAGTTGCTCAAGCTCCTGCTCAAAGTCAGTTTGGCCAGCCAGCACATATTGGATCAGGACAGCAAGCACTGGGATCAGTTCTTGGGACTTTTGGGCAGTCGAGACAGTTTGGAACTGGTTTACCTGGAAGTGGTTTCGCTCCTACCAGTGGTTTTGGTGGTGGCCTTGCTGCTAGTAGTTCAACAGGTGGCTTTGCAAGTGCTGCAACTGCTGGCGGGTTTGCTGGTGCTGCTTCTACTGGTGGTGGATTTGCTGCTTTGGCCTCATCTGGTGCAGGATTTGCTGGTGTGGCTGCTGGGGGTGGGTTTGGTAGTGTAGCTTCTGGTGTTGGGTTTGGTGGAGTGGCTTCTGGTGGCAGTGGCATTGCTGGTGTGGCTTCAGGTGGAGGTGGATTTGCCGCAGCAGCCTCGAGTGCTGGTGGTTTCGCAGCAGCGCCTGCATCTGGTAGTGGATTTGGTACATCAG GTAGTGGATTTGGGGCTTTTGGCAGCCAACAAGGTACTGGAGGATTCTCAGGTTTTCCTGGTAATGCAGGAGGCAGCCAACAAGGAATTGGTGGATTCTCTGCTTTCAGTGGTAATCCAGCAGGAACTGGAAAACCTGCGGAATTATTTACACAGATGAGAAAATAG